A single genomic interval of Helianthus annuus cultivar XRQ/B chromosome 13, HanXRQr2.0-SUNRISE, whole genome shotgun sequence harbors:
- the LOC110898915 gene encoding B-box domain protein 31, translating into MKRCELCHHIARMCCQSDNAILCYDCDQNVHSANFLVAKHSRTLLCHKCQSPTPWTASGLHLGRAATVCVDCLDEDLSRRRVQLGRETSHQENHNDRDRDDESIESFDESVNDDEDAENQVVPWASVASPPVAASSTSEEFSSSGMSLHVSPTPSVTKRKFQCKSNAE; encoded by the coding sequence ATGAAGCGGTGCGAGTTGTGTCACCACATTGCCCGGATGTGCTGCCAATCTGATAACGCGATTCTATGTTACGACTGCGATCAAAACGTGCATTCTGCCAACTTCCTAGTGGCCAAACACTCGCGGACCCTCCTGTGCCATAAATGTCAATCGCCGACTCCTTGGACCGCTTCGGGCCTTCATCTTGGCCGGGCTGCCACTGTTTGTGTTGACTGTCTTGATGAAGACTTGTCTCGAAGGCGAGTGCAGCTAGGAAGGGAGACTAGTCACCAGGAAAACCACAACGACAGAGATAGGGACGATGAGAGTATAGAATCGTTTGATGAGAGTGTGAATGACGATGAAGATGCCGAGAATCAGGTGGTTCCGTGGGCATCTGTCGCCTCGCCTCCTGTTGCTGCTTCTTCGACTAGTGAGGAATTTTCTTCAAGTGGAATGTCTTTACATGTTTCTCCGACTCCTTCGGTAACAAAAAGAAAGTTTCAATGTAAGAGTAATGCAGAATGA